The Channa argus isolate prfri chromosome 14, Channa argus male v1.0, whole genome shotgun sequence genome includes a window with the following:
- the gbx1 gene encoding homeobox protein GBX-1, translating into MQRPGGQGTAFSIDSLIGTPQPRPGHLLYTGYPMFMPYRPLVIPQALSHSPLSSGIPPLAPLASFAGRLTNTFCASLGQGVPSMVALTTTMPSFSDPPDSFYPPQELPGPRISAADPGARRQESPHTEELHSRDKGTELLNFSETFQTISGETKLYSSDDEKLDLKSADAVCSDREDSSADSENESFSDGNNCGSLSQKSKLKTGSQEALPTGSSAGKSRRRRTAFTSEQLLELEKEFHCKKYLSLTERSQIAHALKLSEVQVKIWFQNRRAKWKRIKAGNVNNRSGEPVRNPKIVVPIPVHVNRFAVRSQHQQIEQGSRP; encoded by the exons ATGCAGAGACCAGGCGGCCAAGGGACGGCGTTTTCTATCGATTCCCTGATAGGGACCCCTCAGCCCAGACCGGGACACCTGCTCTACACGGGTTATCCTATGTTTATGCCGTACAGACCTCTGGTTATTCCGCAGGCTTTATCCCACTCCCCTCTATCGTCGGGTATACCTCCACTTGCGCCTTTAGCTTCTTTTGCGGGACGCCTCACCAACACGTTCTGTGCCAGTTTGGGACAAGGGGTGCCATCCATGGTCGCGCTCACCACGACGATGCCAAGTTTCTCGGATCCACCGGATAGTTTCTACCCACCACAAGAACTGCCAGGTCCCCGGATAAGCGCCGCCGACCCCGGAGCAAGGAGACAGGAAAGTCCACACACCGAGGAGCTGCACAGCCGGGACAAGGGCACAGAGCTGCTGAACTTCTCAGAAACTTTTCAGACAATTTCAG GTGAGACTAAGCTGTACAGTTCCGATGACGAGAAGCTGGACCTAAAATCAGCAGACGCAGTTTGCAGTGACCGGGAGGACAGTTCGGCAGACAGCGAGAACGAAAGTTTCTCGGACGGGAACAACTGTGGCTCCCTGTCCCAGAAGAGCAAACTAAAAACCGGTTCTCAGGAGGCGCTTCCGACCGGCAGCTCAGCGGGGAAAAGCCGGAGGAGACGAACAGCTTTTACCAGCGAGCAGCTGCTCGAACTCGAAAAGGAGTTTCATTGTAAAAAGTACCTTTCTCTTACCGAACGCTCCCAGATTGCGCACGCACTTAAACTGAGCGAGGTGCAGGTGAAGATTTGGTTTCAGAACCGCAGGGCCAAATGGAAACGGATCAAAGCTGGGAACGTCAACAACCGCTCAGGAGAACCGGTGAGAAACCCCAAAATCGTGGTCCCCATCCCTGTGCACGTCAACAGGTTTGCAGTGAGGAGCCAGCACCAACAAATAGAACAAGGGAGCAGGCCATGA
- the asb10 gene encoding ankyrin repeat and SOCS box protein 10 isoform X1 → MLRGSFVFTPMALRSLELDEEMLERYKYKRQLTSHHLNSYMLKRDTAPLRSLKSSDALPPAVCHDVVVQNALYTGDLEAMQRLFPRGSTANLIIEPQGGDMRWVARGEGLWSLTYEQELTTPLHITAGRGFTDCLKLLLQRGASVDLAPDGTTALHEACENCQPECTKLLLIHGANANAVSEDGLMPLHVCTSPESFECAKYLLQYGAAINGRTVDENDTPLHVATRNGLSDHTELYLRYGAALDKQNDEGLTPLNAACSQPQEAKDLQRYFKVCQLLLGAGADVHTTDQDKRSPLHMACKNANPDIVEMLLANGACVNDMDYGGEAPMHNILKVVCYKISHQPERIVRALLNHGSIRVWPGALPMVLKHCFQSPRTIEVLLNAYSHLRVTDTWVESVPAETFKEHKEFFDSVFSLALTPRSLQHLARCKLRSIVGNRVHTVVPKLDLPTFIKKYLLLEYRGYIH, encoded by the exons ATGTTGCGAGGAAGTTTTGTCTTCACACCCATGGCCTTACGCTCCCTCGAACTTGACGAGGAAATGCTAGAGAGGTACAAGTACAAGAGGCAACTGACCTCCCATCACCTCAACAGCTATATGCTCAAAAGAGACACGGCACCACTGAGATCGCTGAAGTCCAGCGACGCTCTGCCACCAGCTGTGTGCCACGATGTGGTTGTCCAGAATGCTCTGTATACAGGAGACCTGGAGGCTATGCAGCGCCTCTTTCCCAGAGGATCTACAGCAAATCTCATCATTGAGCCACAGGGAGGAGACATGCGCTGGGTTGCCAGAGGGGAAG GACTATGGTCACTAACTTATGAGCAGGAGCTGACCACACCACTTCACATCACAGCTGGCCGAGGTTTCACAGACTGCCTGAAACTCCTGCTGCAACGTGGGGCCAGTGTTGACCTAGCACCTGATGGCACCACCGCTCTGCACGAGGCCTGTGAAAACTGCCAACCAGAGTGTACCAAACTGCTGCTGATCCACGGTGCCAACGCAAACGCGGTCTCAGAAGACGGCCTCATGCCTTTGCATGTGTGCACTAGCCCAGAATCCTTTGA ATGCGCAAAGTATCTTCTCCAGTATGGCGCAGCAATCAATGGTCGCACTGTGGATGAAAATGACACTCCCTTACATGTGGCGACCAGGAACGGCCTCTCGGACCACACTGAGCTTTACCTCCGGTACGGAGCTGCTCTGGACAAACAGAATGATGAGGGTCTCACACCTCTGAACGCTGCTTGTTCTCAACCCCAGGAGGCGAAGGACCTCCAACGATACTTCAAGGTGTGCCAGTTGCTGCTGGGGGCAGGGGCTGATGTCCACACTACGGACCAGGACAAACGCAGTCCCTTGCACATGGCTTGTAAGAACGCAAATCCAGACATCGTGGAAATGCTGCTAGCTAATGGTGCCTGCGTTAACGATATGGACTATGGTGGTGAAGCTCCTATGCACAACATTTTGAAGGTAGTGTGTTACAAGATTTCACATCAGCCAGAGAGGATTGTTCGTGCCCTGCTTAACCATGGATCTATTCGAGTGTGGCCTGGAGCTCTGCCCATG GTTTTGAAGCACTGCTTCCAGTCTCCACGCACGATTGAGGTTCTTCTGAATGCCTACAGTCACCTCAGAGTCACAGACACCTGGGTTGAGTCTGTTCCTGCTGAGACTTTTAAG GAGCATAAAGAATTCTTTGACTCAGTCTTCTCTTTGGCACTGACTCCTCGCTCCCTCCAGCACTTGGCTCGTTGCAAACTCAGGAGCATAGTGGGAAATAGAGTACACACGGTGGTCCCTAAACTTGATCTGCCCACCTTTATCAAGAAGTACTTGCTCCTGGAGTACAGGGGCTATATCCACTGA
- the asb10 gene encoding ankyrin repeat and SOCS box protein 10 isoform X2 produces the protein MAYVAPKFRWYKPKSYRSDVITTAKATGCVLQFWNSLLVGDELTILSIVDDDEFGYLIDAIYDTSNVEEWKNFRYNYRGLRLWSLTYEQELTTPLHITAGRGFTDCLKLLLQRGASVDLAPDGTTALHEACENCQPECTKLLLIHGANANAVSEDGLMPLHVCTSPESFECAKYLLQYGAAINGRTVDENDTPLHVATRNGLSDHTELYLRYGAALDKQNDEGLTPLNAACSQPQEAKDLQRYFKVCQLLLGAGADVHTTDQDKRSPLHMACKNANPDIVEMLLANGACVNDMDYGGEAPMHNILKVVCYKISHQPERIVRALLNHGSIRVWPGALPMVLKHCFQSPRTIEVLLNAYSHLRVTDTWVESVPAETFKEHKEFFDSVFSLALTPRSLQHLARCKLRSIVGNRVHTVVPKLDLPTFIKKYLLLEYRGYIH, from the exons ATGGCCTATGTAGCCCCCAAGTTTAGGTGGTACAAACCAAAGAGCTATCGCAGCGATGTGATCACCACAGCCAAGGCCACAGGTTGCGTCTTGCAGTTCTGGAACTCTCTGCTTGTTGGAGATGAGCTGACGATTCTTAGCATTGTGGATGACGATGAGTTTGGTTACCTTATTGATGCAATTTATGACACCAGCAACGTCGAGGAATGGAAGAACTTCAGATATAACTACAGAGGCCTGC GACTATGGTCACTAACTTATGAGCAGGAGCTGACCACACCACTTCACATCACAGCTGGCCGAGGTTTCACAGACTGCCTGAAACTCCTGCTGCAACGTGGGGCCAGTGTTGACCTAGCACCTGATGGCACCACCGCTCTGCACGAGGCCTGTGAAAACTGCCAACCAGAGTGTACCAAACTGCTGCTGATCCACGGTGCCAACGCAAACGCGGTCTCAGAAGACGGCCTCATGCCTTTGCATGTGTGCACTAGCCCAGAATCCTTTGA ATGCGCAAAGTATCTTCTCCAGTATGGCGCAGCAATCAATGGTCGCACTGTGGATGAAAATGACACTCCCTTACATGTGGCGACCAGGAACGGCCTCTCGGACCACACTGAGCTTTACCTCCGGTACGGAGCTGCTCTGGACAAACAGAATGATGAGGGTCTCACACCTCTGAACGCTGCTTGTTCTCAACCCCAGGAGGCGAAGGACCTCCAACGATACTTCAAGGTGTGCCAGTTGCTGCTGGGGGCAGGGGCTGATGTCCACACTACGGACCAGGACAAACGCAGTCCCTTGCACATGGCTTGTAAGAACGCAAATCCAGACATCGTGGAAATGCTGCTAGCTAATGGTGCCTGCGTTAACGATATGGACTATGGTGGTGAAGCTCCTATGCACAACATTTTGAAGGTAGTGTGTTACAAGATTTCACATCAGCCAGAGAGGATTGTTCGTGCCCTGCTTAACCATGGATCTATTCGAGTGTGGCCTGGAGCTCTGCCCATG GTTTTGAAGCACTGCTTCCAGTCTCCACGCACGATTGAGGTTCTTCTGAATGCCTACAGTCACCTCAGAGTCACAGACACCTGGGTTGAGTCTGTTCCTGCTGAGACTTTTAAG GAGCATAAAGAATTCTTTGACTCAGTCTTCTCTTTGGCACTGACTCCTCGCTCCCTCCAGCACTTGGCTCGTTGCAAACTCAGGAGCATAGTGGGAAATAGAGTACACACGGTGGTCCCTAAACTTGATCTGCCCACCTTTATCAAGAAGTACTTGCTCCTGGAGTACAGGGGCTATATCCACTGA